The genomic segment GACAGATCAGGACTTGACCCCGGGGGCTAAATGTAAAGTCTTCCTGCTGAGTCTTACGTTTTGCGCCAGCATCGCCTTCGGCAACATGGGGCTGAACTATGTGCAGCTGTCTTTTGCGCAAATGATCTACACTACCACGCCGCTCTTCACGCTGGCCAtctccactctgatcttgggcaAGCAGCATCACATCCTCAAATACACGGCCATGATGCCCATCTGCCTAGGGGCCTCCTTCAGCATCATGGGGGAGGTCCAGTACGACCAGACCGGCTGCCTGTTTGTCATCGCAGCCACCATGTTCAGGGGTGTCAAGTCCATTCAACAGAGTAAGTCACCTTTCATCTGTCTCAGGTTGCTCAATTTAGTTAActcaaatgttgttgttttttcaattTCCGAAATTAATATATCTGAATAAATAATTAGTGAATTGATGTTgtgtaagtaataaaattacccCTACTAGTAAATAGAACTAATTTCTATAGTTAAATGTATCATTTCATATCAAGTCATTCtaaatactaaaataaaaaatatattaattcaTTAATTTTAGTGTCAGAATTTCAAATTTAAGGCTTCTAATCGGGGCTAACTTTGGGAAGGAAGTAGAAACACGGTTTTTTATGTCTTTTTCTGTCCTTTTACAGTGTGTAACTTACAAATTTCCTTGTATAACTCTACTACACACAAAATTACACACATTGGCCTACTGTGGTGCAGCTTTTGAGCTATAACGAGATTTTTCCAAAAAGTTCCAGCAGCGAAGTGGTAGAGTTGAGACACATTCCACTGTGGAATGAATGTCATGTGGACCGCACCCTCATTGAATGTACCCAATGTTCCAATCCCATCTTCTTTTTTGTGAGTAGAAGAAATGATTGCCGCAGGCTCAACTTGAGTATGTTTCTCTTGTGAGTCGATAAGTGCCTCTAACTAATTACATGATTTTTATAGATTCCCCACTCATAGTTGGGCAAAGCTGACATGACAAACTTCTATTTTTCCTGACTCCATTGTGTGGATTGCATGTCTGAACAAGATCATTTCCCCTTAGGCAACCTTCTCCAGGAGGAGAAGATCAACTCTGTGTTCCTGCTCTACCTGATGTCCATCCCCAGCTTCCTCATCCTGGCCGTGGCGGCCCTGGCGCTGGAGAACTGGGCCTTGCTCGAGTCGCCGCTGCACTACGACCGGCGCCTATGGGTCTTCATCCTGCTCAGCTGCCTGGGTTCGGTCATGTACAACCTAGCCAGCAGCTGCGTCATCACGCTCACGTCCGCCGTCACACTCCACATCCTGGGTAACCTGAGCGTGGTGGGCAACCTCCTGCTCTCTCAGCTTCTCTTCGGCAGCgaactgtcctccctgagctgcgCCGGCGTCGTCCTCACACTGTCCGGCATGCTCATCTATCAGAACTCTGAGTTCATTATCAGCTACATGGACACGCGAAGAGCCAAAGCGACGGATTCACAAGGTGAGAACAAAATGGATACCCCTGAAATGAGATGCCAGCAAAGAACAGAGCAAGATAAAGAGCACAAGACAGACTGAACtgaagtcaaaacaaaaatgttcttAACAATAATACATTCTATGTGCACCCCACTAGTCTAAATGCGATATTCTGCCTAATTCATATTTTACAaatacaatattaatcagaatgccgcgTTTAGActagtgatttttttattgcgaATTTATTTTTCCCCTTTTAGTTGCGGACCTTATAAGGTGAGTCTCGCTGATGATGATGTGCCAAAGTACAGGAATCCCCCTCGAGCCCAACCAAGCCCTACCGTTAGTCAACAAAAAAAGTTAATAGTTGCCTTTATTAAGAATTTTAAAGTTATCCTGGTGGCAtgatggcgtttttttttttttttttatgccagagTCACTTGATTGTACTTTGACACACAGACGCATGCGCCTTAATATCTGTGTCCATTAGATTGCTTCTACAGTAAATCGATTTACATTATTTACAAGCGTGTGTCAAATATATGACACAATGCAGCTGCAAAAATTTACTAAtgatgggttaaaaaaaaaatctggttcgGTGGGGGGGGTTGCTGTACTCAACCGTCCTCTTCACTGTGCCAATTCTTCTGTCTTGTGGAGACCAGAAgcattgaccttttttttttttcttttattaatcTTGCATCGTTACCTCTCCTACCTTCTCCTTCGAATATCACTCCGACATGTCCGCCACCCACAGGTGGTGTGTAAGCACACTTAGACTGTTTGGATACCTCGCCAGGGTTACATGACGTGTCACCTAGACTGCACTGTGACGTTTGAAGCGACACTATGTATGATGGTACTGTTACATGAcctcctgactttttttttcttaatgtggGGCTAGAATTTTGGCAGCTTTTGTAAATTGCCACAAGAAGCATGTGTTTCGTCATCAGAATAATAC from the Syngnathus scovelli strain Florida chromosome 13, RoL_Ssco_1.2, whole genome shotgun sequence genome contains:
- the slc35e4 gene encoding solute carrier family 35 member E4 is translated as MIHADGFSKYEASTQPGTRRRPPAEMLHLLSAVIIWLVTGTTISSLNKWIFAVYNFRYPLLLSALHMLTAIVVDYGLMKLRVINHTGATDQDLTPGAKCKVFLLSLTFCASIAFGNMGLNYVQLSFAQMIYTTTPLFTLAISTLILGKQHHILKYTAMMPICLGASFSIMGEVQYDQTGCLFVIAATMFRGVKSIQQSNLLQEEKINSVFLLYLMSIPSFLILAVAALALENWALLESPLHYDRRLWVFILLSCLGSVMYNLASSCVITLTSAVTLHILGNLSVVGNLLLSQLLFGSELSSLSCAGVVLTLSGMLIYQNSEFIISYMDTRRAKATDSQGENKMDTPEMRCQQRTEQDKEHKTD